The Medicago truncatula cultivar Jemalong A17 chromosome 4, MtrunA17r5.0-ANR, whole genome shotgun sequence genome includes a region encoding these proteins:
- the LOC25494182 gene encoding growth-regulating factor 1 isoform X1, whose amino-acid sequence MMNGRNRYPFTPTQWQELEHQALIYKYMASGISIPPDLLLTIKRSYLDSSRLSPHQSQHFGWNYLPMGLGRKIDPEPGRCRRTDGKKWRCSKEAYPDSKYCERHMHRGKNRSRKPVEVLKTTNTDAPAATSTILSITKNSSLDSDHNTAALTSTTHDTNYHYPQHSSYASSHLNHSFLYHNPPSSRPNFSFQDNSAPLFLDSNGSSSHNNNNTDCRNRYVYGLKEEVDEHAFFTEPSGTIRSLSASSMDDSWQLTPLTISSSSSFKQRNCSGLSNDNEYSYLQLDNNSKQPQQDQGCYISGSEETFMKHGKEEPQKIFHRFFDEWPPKSSRNSWLDLDDKSSTTQLSISIPTSSHDFTTFSSTNQRDG is encoded by the exons atgatGAATGGAAGAAACAGGTATCCTTTTACTCCAACTCAGTGGCAAGAGCTTGAACATCAAGCTCTTATCTACAAATACATGGCTTCTGGTATTTCCATTCCTCCTGATCTTCTACTCACTATCAAAAGAAGCTACTTAGACTCTTCAAGACTCTCACCTCATCAGTCTCAACACT TTGGGTGGAACTATTTGCCAATGGGATTAGGAAGAAAAATAGACCCAGAGCCAGGTAGGTGTAGAAGAACAGATGGAAAGAAATGGAGATGTTCAAAAGAAGCATATCCAGATTCAAAGTACTGTGAAAGGCACATGCATAGAGGGAAAAACCGTTCAAGAAAGCCTGTGGAagttttgaaaacaacaaacacaGATGCTCCTGCTGCTACTTCAACAATCTTATCAATTACTAAAAATAGTAGTCTTGATTCTGATCATAACACTGCAGCACTAACATCAACAACCCATGACACTAATTACCATTACCCTCAACACTCTTCTTATGCTTCTTCCCATCTTAACCACTCTTTCCTTTACCATAACCCTCCATCCTCAAGGCCTAACTTCTCATTTCAAGACAATAGTGCTCCCTTGTTTCTTGACAGTAATGGTTCTTCCTCtcacaataacaacaacactgATTGCAG gaacagATATGTTTATGGACTGAAAGAGGAGGTGGATGAACATGCTTTCTTCACTGAACCTTCTGGAACTATAAGAAGTTTATCAGCTTCTTCAATGGATGATTCATGGCAACTCACACCACTCACTATAAGCTCATCTTCCTCTTTTAAACAGAGGAATTGTTCTGGTTTATCAAATGACAATGAGTACTCTTACTTGCAACTTGACAACAACTCAAAACAACCACAGCAAGATCAAGGTTGTTACATCTCAGGTAGTGAAGAAACATTCATGAAACATGGGAAAGAAGAACCTCAGAAGATTTTTCATCGTTTCTTTGATGAATGGCCACCCAAAAGCAGCAGAAACTCATGGCTTGATTTGGATGATAAATCATCCACCACTCAGCTTTCAATCTCCATTCCTACATCTTCTCATGATTTCACAACTTTTAGTTCCACAAACCAACGAG ATGGTTGA
- the LOC25494182 gene encoding growth-regulating factor 1 isoform X2 produces the protein MMNGRNRYPFTPTQWQELEHQALIYKYMASGISIPPDLLLTIKRSYLDSSRLSPHQSQHFGWNYLPMGLGRKIDPEPGRCRRTDGKKWRCSKEAYPDSKYCERHMHRGKNRSRKPVEVLKTTNTDAPAATSTILSITKNSSLDSDHNTAALTSTTHDTNYHYPQHSSYASSHLNHSFLYHNPPSSRPNFSFQDNSAPLFLDSNGSSSHNNNNTDCRYVYGLKEEVDEHAFFTEPSGTIRSLSASSMDDSWQLTPLTISSSSSFKQRNCSGLSNDNEYSYLQLDNNSKQPQQDQGCYISGSEETFMKHGKEEPQKIFHRFFDEWPPKSSRNSWLDLDDKSSTTQLSISIPTSSHDFTTFSSTNQRDG, from the exons atgatGAATGGAAGAAACAGGTATCCTTTTACTCCAACTCAGTGGCAAGAGCTTGAACATCAAGCTCTTATCTACAAATACATGGCTTCTGGTATTTCCATTCCTCCTGATCTTCTACTCACTATCAAAAGAAGCTACTTAGACTCTTCAAGACTCTCACCTCATCAGTCTCAACACT TTGGGTGGAACTATTTGCCAATGGGATTAGGAAGAAAAATAGACCCAGAGCCAGGTAGGTGTAGAAGAACAGATGGAAAGAAATGGAGATGTTCAAAAGAAGCATATCCAGATTCAAAGTACTGTGAAAGGCACATGCATAGAGGGAAAAACCGTTCAAGAAAGCCTGTGGAagttttgaaaacaacaaacacaGATGCTCCTGCTGCTACTTCAACAATCTTATCAATTACTAAAAATAGTAGTCTTGATTCTGATCATAACACTGCAGCACTAACATCAACAACCCATGACACTAATTACCATTACCCTCAACACTCTTCTTATGCTTCTTCCCATCTTAACCACTCTTTCCTTTACCATAACCCTCCATCCTCAAGGCCTAACTTCTCATTTCAAGACAATAGTGCTCCCTTGTTTCTTGACAGTAATGGTTCTTCCTCtcacaataacaacaacactgATTGCAG ATATGTTTATGGACTGAAAGAGGAGGTGGATGAACATGCTTTCTTCACTGAACCTTCTGGAACTATAAGAAGTTTATCAGCTTCTTCAATGGATGATTCATGGCAACTCACACCACTCACTATAAGCTCATCTTCCTCTTTTAAACAGAGGAATTGTTCTGGTTTATCAAATGACAATGAGTACTCTTACTTGCAACTTGACAACAACTCAAAACAACCACAGCAAGATCAAGGTTGTTACATCTCAGGTAGTGAAGAAACATTCATGAAACATGGGAAAGAAGAACCTCAGAAGATTTTTCATCGTTTCTTTGATGAATGGCCACCCAAAAGCAGCAGAAACTCATGGCTTGATTTGGATGATAAATCATCCACCACTCAGCTTTCAATCTCCATTCCTACATCTTCTCATGATTTCACAACTTTTAGTTCCACAAACCAACGAG ATGGTTGA